The window AGCGTGCGCCCAGGGCGGGTTCTCGCGTGTTTCTGCGACCTGACTGCACTCTCGCTTCGCCCGTGATGTTCTCACCCGCATCTGCCCCATTGATCAGGCTGGCATTGTCATCAGAGTCATTCCGGCGGCGGATCGAGCCCTGGCCGCGCACTGGACACGCCGTGGCTGAGAACTCGAGGGACAACCGGCTGTTGGCCGAATTCCCGCATCCCCTTCGTGACCGAGTTGTGACGGCCCCGTGGCCGCAAGCACGGCGCGCCGTCCCAAAAGTGGCCCGTAGCAGCGTTATCGTCGAACCCGTGATCCCGTTGCCACGAGCATCGGTCCTCGCCGGAGTGATGATCATCGGTGTCGCTCTGGGAATGATGGCCGCGCTCCTCGCCGCCGTCGAAGTCACCGCGACGGTCCGTCCGGACGTCGTGATCGGTCTCGTGATCGGCGTCCCCGGTGTCCTGGGGATGCTGATGATCCTGATGTCGAGCCGCCGATGGGTGACTGCCGTCGGGGCAATGATCCTGGCCATCGGACCGGGCTGGTTCGGTGCCCTCACCGCGATCCAGGTGGCCTCCGGTGTCTGAGCAGACGATCCTGGAGGATCCCTCCCCCTCGAACGAGCTTCCGCCACCGCACGCGCAGCCGATCGTCGTCCCGTCGGCCGAGCAGTCCGTCAGCCGGTGGCGGTTCGTTCTCGTCACCGCCGGAATGTGGATCGCGGCCGCTGCGGCCGGCGCAGGCCTCTACTACTGGTGGTTCCACGGGGCCGACAAGTCCCTGCCGGTCTTCGCCGTTCTGGTGTTCGTCGTCGCGTGCACCGTGGGCAGTCTGCTGACGGCGATGGTGCAGGAGCGACCCGGTCTGGCGGCGATGTCGCTGGCTCTGATGTCGGCGCCCCTGGCCGCTGCCCTCGGAGCCGGCGGGTTGTACGCGAGCTACGTGTTCGGGTGGATCTCGACGTAGGTGTGCCTCGGGTGAGGTAGTTGAGCCATGAATTAGTTCATGTGTTCAGATAGACACATGAACTTCCGCGTTGCGTCGGTCCTCGCGGCTGTCCTGGTCGCCGTGACGGCGTGCTCGTCCTCCTCCCCGGCCGAGCCCCGCGACCAGATCGTGCTCGCGGAAGGATATGAGCTCGGCGGCTTCAACCCGGTCAACGGCTACGCGGAATCCGGGGTCTCACCGATCTACGACGGTCTCTACCGGCCGAGCGCGACCACCGATGCCGTCATTCCGGAATTGGTCCCTGCGCTCGCCGCGCAGGAACCGCAGCCGGCCGGACCGAACCGCTGGCGTGTACCCCTGCGCCCCGGCGTCGTGTTCTCCGATGGAACCACCTTCGACCCCGTCGATGTGGTGGCGACCTACGACGCGGTCCGGGATCCCCGGGTGGCGTCGGAGATCTCGACCTCGGTGGCACCCATCGTGTCGATCGAGGCCGACGGCCCCGACGCCGTCGTCGTCGAGCTCGACACCGCGGCCGACCCGAAACCCTATCTGCTGCTGGGCATCCTGCCCTCGGAGAGGGTCGAGGCGACACCGGCCGCGGATTGGGCCGTAAACACCGCCCCCGTCGGCACCGGCCCCTACCGACTCGACAGTCTGCGTCCCGATCAGGCCGTCCTGGTCGCGCGCGACGACTACTGGGGTGACGCCCCGCAGGTCCGACGGCTCGTCTACACCTATGCGCCCGACGACAACGCGCGGGCGCAGAGCATGGTCTCCGGGGCCGTCGACGGGACGAATCTTCCACCGCGGCTCATCGATTCGGTCAAAGGCTCGAACGATGACGTGCAGACCGTCGCCGTGCGCTCCGCGGACTGGCGCGGCATCGCGCTGCCCGCGGACAATCCGTTCACCGCCGACGTGACCGCCCGGCTGGCGATGAACGTCGGCATCGACCGCGACGCGCTGGTCCGCGATGTCCTCGTCGGTTACGGCAGCCCGGCAGCCACACCGGTGGCCGACGCGTACGGCGACGCTTACGACCCCGGGGCGCAGTACGTGTTCGACCTCGACCGGGCCCGGAACCTGCTCGACCTCGACCGGGCCCGGAACCTGCTCGACGATGCAGGATGGCGCCCCGGCGCCGGACAGATCCGCGAAAAAGACGGTGCACGAGCATCATTCGAGCTGCTGTACAACGCGCAGGACACGCTGCGACGCGATCTGGCGGTCGCCTACGCCGCGGCGATGAAGCCGCTCGGCGTCGACGTCCGCCCCCGCGGCACCAGCTGGGACGAGATCGACACCCGGTTCGCCGATTCCGCGGTGGTGCTCGGCGGCGGCGCGACGCCCTACAGCATCGACTCCCAGGTCTATGACACCCTGCACACGCGGGTGCCCGACTCGTCGCCGTACTCCAACCCGGGAAACTTCACCGCGCCGGGACTGGACGCGCTGCTCGAACAGGCCGCACAGTCTCCGTCCGGCCCCGCCAAGGACGCGCTGTACCGCGAGATCCAGGCCAGGTACGCGGCCGCGCCGTCGCATGTGTTCCTGGTGTTCCTGCACCACACCTACAGCTACCGGGATCTCGGCTGGCAGCAGAGCGCGCCGATCATGGAGCCCCACTCGCACGGGGTCTCGTGGGGACCCTGGTGGAATCTCGCGGCGTGGACACGCTGACACCGGCGCGTGCCGCGGCCCGCTTGCTCGCGATCCGGACCGCCGTCGCTGCGCCGTTGACGGTGGGGATCTCGGCGGCGATCTTCGCCGTCGCGTCGCTGTCGCCGTTCGACCCGCTGGCCGCCTACCTCGGCGGCAACTACCAGTTCGCGACGCAGTCCCAGCGTGACGCGATGCGCGAGGCCTACCACACCGACATGCCGTGGTATCAGGCCTGGTGGCAATGGATCGGTGGCGTCGCGCGGGGTGAGCTCGGCTGGTCGTCGACGCAGTCGCAGCCGGTCACCACCGTCCTGGTTGAGCGGATGCCGTTCACCCTGGCCCTGTCCGGGGCCGCGCTGCTGACCGCGACGCTGGTGGCGATCCTGCTGGGGTGCCTGGCGGGCATGCACCGCGGCGGCCTCATCGACCGGCTGTGTACCGGCTTCTCGGTGACGTTCGCCGCGGTGCCGCCGTTCGTGGTGTCGCTGGCTCTGGTGGTGGTCGTCGCGGTCGGCCTGCGGTGGCTTCCCGCGTCCGGCGCCGCTGCGCCGGGCGCCGACTACACCATCGAAGGTGTTCTGCGCCATGGCATCCTGCCGTGGATCGCGCTGACGGTGTCGATGATCCCCTGGCTGTTGCTGACCACCCGTGCCGCCGTGGTGGAAAGCGTCGACTCCGACGCGGTGCGCGCCGCGCGGTCGCGCGGGGTGCACGGCTGGGCGCTGCTGCGCGGCCATATCGCACCCGTCTCGGTACTGCCCACGCTGGCGCTGCTGGGAACCCGCCTACCCGAGCTGATCGCCGGTGCCGCGATCGTCGAGACCGTCTTCGGCTGGCCAGGCATGGCCGCTGTGCTGGTGGATTCCGCTGCAGCGCTGGACTTTCCGCTGCTCGCAGCGCTCACGGTGGCCGCGGCCGCCGCGGTGCTGGCCGGTTCGGCACTGTCGGACGCGGCCGCGGTGGCGATCGATCCGCGGGTCAGGATGAGCGCATGAGCGAGCTTGCGAGCGAATCATCGGCCATGAGCGTTCTGGCGCGCACCTCCCGGTGGCCGTGGCTCGTGCTGGGCGCGATCGCCGTGGCCGCTGTCGGCATCCCGCTGATCGCCGGTGAGCAGGTGGCTGATTTCTCCGCCGCGTTGCGCCCGCCGAGCGTCGAACACCTTGTCGGAACCGATCATTCGGGCTACGACCTGCTG is drawn from Mycolicibacterium gilvum and contains these coding sequences:
- a CDS encoding putative holin; the protein is MIPLPRASVLAGVMIIGVALGMMAALLAAVEVTATVRPDVVIGLVIGVPGVLGMLMILMSSRRWVTAVGAMILAIGPGWFGALTAIQVASGV
- a CDS encoding ABC transporter substrate-binding protein — protein: MNFRVASVLAAVLVAVTACSSSSPAEPRDQIVLAEGYELGGFNPVNGYAESGVSPIYDGLYRPSATTDAVIPELVPALAAQEPQPAGPNRWRVPLRPGVVFSDGTTFDPVDVVATYDAVRDPRVASEISTSVAPIVSIEADGPDAVVVELDTAADPKPYLLLGILPSERVEATPAADWAVNTAPVGTGPYRLDSLRPDQAVLVARDDYWGDAPQVRRLVYTYAPDDNARAQSMVSGAVDGTNLPPRLIDSVKGSNDDVQTVAVRSADWRGIALPADNPFTADVTARLAMNVGIDRDALVRDVLVGYGSPAATPVADAYGDAYDPGAQYVFDLDRARNLLDLDRARNLLDDAGWRPGAGQIREKDGARASFELLYNAQDTLRRDLAVAYAAAMKPLGVDVRPRGTSWDEIDTRFADSAVVLGGGATPYSIDSQVYDTLHTRVPDSSPYSNPGNFTAPGLDALLEQAAQSPSGPAKDALYREIQARYAAAPSHVFLVFLHHTYSYRDLGWQQSAPIMEPHSHGVSWGPWWNLAAWTR
- a CDS encoding ABC transporter permease, translated to MDTLTPARAAARLLAIRTAVAAPLTVGISAAIFAVASLSPFDPLAAYLGGNYQFATQSQRDAMREAYHTDMPWYQAWWQWIGGVARGELGWSSTQSQPVTTVLVERMPFTLALSGAALLTATLVAILLGCLAGMHRGGLIDRLCTGFSVTFAAVPPFVVSLALVVVVAVGLRWLPASGAAAPGADYTIEGVLRHGILPWIALTVSMIPWLLLTTRAAVVESVDSDAVRAARSRGVHGWALLRGHIAPVSVLPTLALLGTRLPELIAGAAIVETVFGWPGMAAVLVDSAAALDFPLLAALTVAAAAAVLAGSALSDAAAVAIDPRVRMSA